One window from the genome of Bacillus weihaiensis encodes:
- a CDS encoding PAS domain S-box protein has product MNNQSAETESLLHELEIYAVVSSNGRFQYVSSNSLELTGYKNDELIGKSIKNFIHQEDLFLIESYFFNEHHLYPCSFRFQSRTIDYIWFEASVEFIKSTLKQTNQEIILKMRPLNKPVFTPLGPARIMKERKLPLLDLKKISGDMILEDLPTPLLLTLKGEICYANKSFQDLIGADTKHQLVGHPIYEFIEASFHEIVKTRIERLHEGEKIGIIEQTWKRFDGSVINVEVTTALTAFKGEYAEMIVLTDISSKRNFQKILQKSRERYQRLIDNSIDMIGVIHQDRWVFVNEAGIRLFQAEDYHQLMGKNIFQDLHPKDHTSMRTSLKSILEGKLEVDVSNQSWLIDSEKILYTEMVFIPTTYFGEKAVQVILRDISERKKTEELMLRSEKLSIAGQLAAGIAHEIRNPLTAIKGFLQMMKPDFTSHQQYFDIVFSELNRIELILSELLMLAKPQETKFIRRNIVSLLQDVAMLLETQANMKSVYIEQVHEDFTLEVDCDENQLKQVFINLFKNAIDAMPEGGKVSVYTKRNNNKMIIEVRDEGEGISSELMERIGEPFLTTKEKGNGLGLMITYKIIEEHGGNILIDSELGKGTTFFVEMPIHT; this is encoded by the coding sequence TTGAATAATCAATCAGCTGAAACAGAGTCGCTCTTACATGAGCTAGAAATATATGCTGTCGTTTCATCTAATGGTCGCTTTCAGTATGTTTCTTCTAATTCATTAGAATTAACGGGATATAAGAATGACGAACTAATTGGAAAATCAATTAAGAATTTTATCCATCAAGAAGATTTGTTTCTTATTGAGAGTTACTTTTTTAATGAACATCATTTATATCCATGTTCATTCCGTTTCCAATCACGTACGATCGATTATATATGGTTTGAAGCATCTGTTGAATTTATTAAGAGTACATTAAAGCAAACAAACCAAGAAATTATTCTAAAGATGAGACCGTTAAATAAACCTGTTTTTACTCCACTAGGACCAGCACGGATAATGAAAGAGAGAAAATTGCCATTGCTTGATTTGAAGAAAATAAGTGGGGATATGATATTGGAGGATTTACCGACCCCATTACTCTTAACTTTAAAAGGGGAAATCTGCTATGCAAATAAGTCCTTTCAAGACTTAATAGGGGCAGATACAAAACATCAGCTAGTTGGTCATCCTATTTATGAATTTATCGAAGCAAGCTTTCATGAAATAGTTAAAACTAGAATTGAACGTTTACATGAAGGTGAAAAAATAGGGATTATTGAGCAAACCTGGAAGCGATTTGATGGTTCTGTCATCAATGTCGAGGTTACGACAGCTTTAACTGCATTTAAAGGAGAATATGCAGAGATGATCGTTTTAACTGATATTTCATCCAAGCGAAATTTTCAAAAAATTCTTCAAAAAAGTAGAGAGAGATACCAACGCCTCATTGATAATTCAATCGATATGATTGGAGTTATTCACCAAGATCGCTGGGTATTTGTAAATGAAGCAGGAATTCGACTATTTCAAGCAGAGGATTACCATCAATTGATGGGGAAAAATATTTTTCAAGATTTACATCCCAAAGACCATACAAGTATGAGAACGTCCCTTAAGAGTATTTTAGAGGGAAAATTAGAAGTGGATGTTAGTAATCAATCATGGTTAATTGATAGTGAAAAGATTCTCTATACAGAAATGGTCTTTATTCCTACAACCTATTTTGGAGAAAAAGCTGTACAAGTTATTTTAAGAGATATTTCAGAGCGAAAAAAAACAGAGGAGCTTATGTTAAGATCTGAAAAACTTTCAATAGCAGGTCAGCTTGCAGCAGGGATAGCGCATGAGATTAGAAACCCTTTAACGGCTATAAAAGGATTTTTACAAATGATGAAGCCGGATTTCACCTCCCACCAACAATATTTTGACATTGTATTTTCAGAATTAAATCGAATAGAACTCATTCTCAGTGAGTTGCTTATGCTTGCAAAGCCTCAGGAAACAAAATTTATTCGTAGAAATATTGTGAGCTTGTTACAGGATGTTGCCATGCTGTTAGAAACACAAGCGAATATGAAAAGTGTATATATCGAACAAGTTCATGAAGATTTCACACTCGAGGTAGATTGTGATGAAAATCAATTAAAACAAGTTTTTATAAATTTATTTAAAAACGCAATAGATGCCATGCCAGAAGGCGGAAAAGTTTCTGTTTATACAAAAAGGAATAATAATAAGATGATTATTGAAGTAAGGGACGAGGGAGAAGGAATTTCCTCTGAATTGATGGAGCGAATCGGTGAGCCGTTCTTAACGACAAAAGAAAAAGGAAATGGGCTAGGATTAATGATTACGTACAAAATTATTGAGGAGCACGGTGGAAATATTCTAATTGATTCAGAGCTTGGCAAAGGTACAACCTTTTTTGTAGAAATGCCCATTCATACATAA
- a CDS encoding long-chain-fatty-acid--CoA ligase, producing the protein MEDRKKWYANYPNDLANEIDIPFISVPEMLQQTVQSFKDHDAISFYGRTFTYEQLAEMVFAFTSSLQSVGVQKGDRVAIMLPNCPQYVVTYYGALSVGAIVTQINPMLVERELEHILNDSGSETIVVLDALYPRIKAIQLKTSLKHIITVSLQPSESPQTEDYTFERFLAKNTGTVIPIQIDPEHDIALLQYTGGTTGRSKGAMLTHRNIVANAVQSREIFKGEITSGQEKCLTVIPLFHVFGMSSCMNLSILSGNSMIMLPRFELEEVLQTIKTEQPTIFPGVPTMYVAITNHPNAEDYSIDSIRICNSGSAPMPVELLNEFERKTGAKILEGYGLSEASPVTHCNPPFAERKPGTVGLGLPNTAYKIVDVATGTTEVPTGELGELLVSGPQVMKGYWNMPEETAVTLRDGWLFTGDIAKVDQDGYLSIVDRKKDLIIASGYNIYPRDIEEVLYEHPSVQEAVVIGVPDEYRGETVKAYVVVKSGKSVTSEELLDYCRKHLAAFKVPTFLEFKEELPKTNVGKILRRALRDEAIKK; encoded by the coding sequence ATGGAAGATCGTAAAAAATGGTATGCAAATTATCCAAACGATTTGGCGAATGAAATTGATATCCCATTTATAAGTGTTCCAGAAATGCTTCAGCAAACAGTTCAAAGTTTCAAAGATCATGATGCAATTTCCTTCTATGGAAGAACCTTTACGTATGAACAATTAGCTGAAATGGTATTTGCTTTTACATCGTCCTTACAATCAGTAGGGGTGCAAAAGGGAGATCGAGTCGCTATTATGCTTCCAAATTGCCCACAATATGTTGTGACGTATTATGGTGCCTTATCAGTTGGTGCTATTGTCACACAAATTAATCCCATGCTTGTAGAGCGGGAGTTAGAACATATCTTAAATGATTCAGGAAGTGAGACAATTGTTGTCCTAGATGCTCTTTATCCAAGAATTAAAGCGATTCAATTAAAAACGAGCTTAAAGCATATTATTACCGTTAGTCTACAGCCTTCAGAATCTCCTCAAACAGAAGATTATACATTCGAACGTTTCCTAGCAAAGAATACAGGAACTGTTATACCTATTCAAATAGATCCAGAGCATGATATTGCCTTACTACAATATACAGGTGGAACAACTGGACGATCAAAAGGAGCAATGCTTACTCATCGAAACATTGTCGCAAATGCCGTTCAATCTAGAGAAATTTTTAAAGGTGAGATTACGTCGGGACAAGAAAAGTGTTTAACCGTTATCCCTTTATTTCATGTTTTCGGTATGTCTAGTTGTATGAATTTATCTATTTTGTCAGGTAATTCTATGATTATGCTCCCACGATTTGAGCTTGAAGAAGTATTGCAAACGATAAAAACAGAACAGCCTACTATTTTTCCAGGGGTTCCAACTATGTATGTCGCCATCACTAATCACCCAAATGCCGAGGACTATTCAATTGATTCAATTCGTATCTGCAATAGTGGAAGTGCTCCGATGCCAGTAGAATTACTAAATGAGTTTGAAAGAAAAACAGGGGCTAAGATATTAGAAGGCTATGGCCTTTCAGAAGCATCACCTGTTACTCATTGTAATCCTCCGTTTGCAGAGAGAAAACCAGGAACCGTAGGTCTAGGTCTACCTAATACGGCTTATAAAATAGTAGACGTAGCAACAGGAACAACAGAGGTACCGACTGGAGAATTAGGTGAGTTACTAGTAAGTGGACCACAAGTTATGAAAGGGTATTGGAATATGCCCGAAGAAACAGCAGTTACATTACGTGATGGATGGCTTTTTACAGGAGATATAGCTAAAGTGGATCAGGATGGCTATCTTTCAATTGTTGATCGGAAAAAGGATTTAATTATTGCGAGCGGTTATAATATCTATCCTCGTGACATTGAAGAGGTCTTATACGAACACCCTTCTGTTCAAGAAGCGGTCGTGATTGGTGTTCCTGACGAATATCGGGGGGAAACCGTTAAAGCATATGTGGTAGTAAAATCCGGTAAGAGTGTTACAAGTGAGGAATTACTTGATTATTGTCGCAAACATCTTGCAGCTTTTAAAGTTCCTACTTTTTTAGAATTTAAAGAAGAGCTACCAAAAACAAATGTAGGAAAAATACTCCGTCGTGCCTTAAGAGATGAAGCAATAAAAAAATAG
- a CDS encoding 3-hydroxyacyl-CoA dehydrogenase family protein, with the protein MNIRKVLVVGAGQMGHQIAMLSALGGFETTLQDVNESALEDAATKLQKLMEKWVQKQKITENEKEVAFSRLSFKSHLESAAIEADFIIEAIIEKLDAKQELFKKLDKYAKPETILATNSSTIVNSLVASVTNRPDKVVNMHFFFPPLVMNCVEVVKSEQTSEETARITMGVSEQMNRSAVLLHKEISGFIANRILGALQREAVFLYENGYADFQDIDEICKKALHHPIGPFELMDLSGIDVGYFVMQQRFNETGDPADRPFKSIVEKVERNELGRKTGKGFYEYTNQKTKV; encoded by the coding sequence ATGAATATACGAAAAGTGTTAGTTGTAGGTGCTGGTCAAATGGGGCATCAAATTGCCATGTTAAGTGCATTAGGTGGATTTGAAACGACTCTACAGGATGTTAATGAAAGCGCATTAGAAGATGCTGCTACAAAGCTACAAAAATTAATGGAGAAATGGGTTCAAAAGCAAAAAATAACAGAGAACGAGAAAGAAGTTGCGTTTTCACGCCTCTCTTTTAAAAGCCATTTAGAATCAGCTGCTATAGAAGCAGATTTTATTATTGAGGCAATTATAGAGAAGCTAGATGCTAAACAAGAGTTATTTAAAAAACTAGATAAGTATGCAAAACCAGAAACCATTTTGGCAACAAATAGTTCTACAATTGTTAATTCACTAGTAGCGAGTGTGACAAATCGTCCAGATAAAGTAGTAAATATGCATTTCTTTTTCCCACCACTTGTAATGAATTGTGTTGAAGTGGTGAAAAGTGAACAAACTTCGGAAGAAACAGCACGTATTACAATGGGTGTCTCAGAACAAATGAACCGATCAGCTGTTCTGCTTCATAAAGAAATTTCAGGTTTTATTGCAAACCGTATACTAGGAGCGTTACAGCGTGAGGCGGTTTTTCTTTACGAAAATGGTTACGCAGATTTTCAAGATATTGATGAAATTTGTAAAAAAGCATTACATCATCCGATTGGACCTTTTGAATTAATGGATTTATCAGGAATTGATGTAGGTTACTTTGTTATGCAGCAAAGATTTAATGAAACAGGAGACCCCGCAGATCGCCCATTTAAAAGTATTGTAGAAAAAGTGGAACGTAATGAATTGGGAAGGAAGACAGGAAAAGGATTCTATGAATATACGAATCAAAAAACAAAGGTGTAG
- a CDS encoding acyl-CoA thioesterase: MHETTVRVRFCETDALGHVNNTSYFIYLEEARVQFFEEIGYGMKTDDWTFILASTKCDFIDQAYFNQELTISTEVSKIGNKSFHLAHSIVDKLTDEVIARGEAILVYYQFDLNKSIPIPTELRDTLEKHYSFL; this comes from the coding sequence ATACATGAAACGACAGTAAGGGTAAGGTTTTGTGAAACAGATGCACTTGGACATGTAAATAACACAAGTTATTTTATTTATTTAGAGGAGGCAAGGGTTCAGTTCTTTGAAGAGATAGGATATGGAATGAAGACGGATGATTGGACATTTATATTAGCTTCTACGAAATGTGATTTTATTGACCAGGCCTATTTTAATCAAGAGCTAACAATTAGCACCGAGGTAAGCAAAATCGGTAATAAGAGCTTTCATCTTGCTCACTCTATTGTAGATAAACTAACAGATGAAGTCATTGCAAGGGGAGAAGCCATTCTTGTTTATTATCAGTTTGACCTTAATAAAAGCATCCCAATTCCCACTGAATTACGAGATACGTTAGAGAAACATTACAGCTTTCTTTAA
- a CDS encoding phosphotransferase family protein, producing the protein MDHIIPVRTGEELDHIRLAGFLKQTFSEIYETDSLVIKQFGTGASNLTYLVKMGEWEAVLRRPPHGPIAPKAHDMKREYSILSTLNPMYPIAPKPFVYSEDEQIVGSPFFIMERKHGLLLDTDFPKGIVARKELGAQLSMKMVDTLVKLHQVNYKGTPLEEMSNPEGFLERQVYGWIKRYHRAKTDEIKEVDELTNWLLATIPKSKDTTVIHYDYKFNNMLFSDDLKEVTGLFDWEMATIGDPLADVGAAMSYWCQEDDPDLLKFGLGKPPLTVKAGFFTRNDFIQQYAIKSGRDVSTIHYYVTFAYFKLAVICQQIYYRYKNGQTNDPRFSQFDTYVKTLICHALNTRETDS; encoded by the coding sequence ATGGATCACATAATACCAGTGCGAACTGGAGAAGAATTAGATCATATAAGATTAGCAGGTTTCTTAAAACAAACGTTTAGTGAAATCTATGAGACCGATTCATTAGTGATTAAACAGTTCGGCACAGGGGCGTCAAACTTGACTTATTTGGTGAAAATGGGAGAGTGGGAGGCTGTTTTAAGAAGACCTCCCCATGGTCCAATAGCTCCGAAGGCTCATGATATGAAGCGAGAATACTCCATTCTATCTACTCTCAACCCGATGTACCCAATAGCGCCGAAACCTTTCGTCTACTCAGAAGATGAACAAATTGTTGGGAGTCCGTTCTTTATTATGGAACGAAAGCATGGCTTGCTTCTAGACACAGACTTTCCAAAGGGAATAGTAGCAAGAAAAGAATTAGGTGCTCAATTAAGCATGAAAATGGTTGATACCCTCGTTAAGCTTCACCAGGTGAACTATAAAGGTACGCCATTAGAAGAGATGAGTAATCCAGAAGGCTTTTTAGAAAGACAGGTTTATGGTTGGATTAAACGATATCATAGAGCAAAAACAGATGAAATAAAGGAAGTCGATGAACTCACCAATTGGCTGTTAGCTACTATTCCGAAATCAAAGGATACAACAGTTATTCATTACGATTATAAATTTAATAATATGTTATTTTCAGATGATTTGAAAGAAGTAACAGGACTCTTCGATTGGGAAATGGCTACCATAGGTGATCCACTTGCAGATGTTGGAGCAGCTATGAGCTACTGGTGTCAGGAGGATGATCCTGATCTACTTAAATTTGGGTTAGGTAAACCGCCACTAACCGTAAAAGCAGGATTTTTTACTAGAAATGATTTTATTCAACAATATGCGATAAAAAGTGGTCGAGATGTTTCGACGATTCATTATTATGTAACCTTTGCTTATTTTAAGTTAGCAGTAATTTGCCAACAGATTTATTATCGTTATAAAAACGGGCAAACAAATGACCCACGCTTCAGTCAATTTGATACGTATGTCAAGACACTTATATGTCATGCACTAAACACTAGGGAAACAGATTCGTAA
- a CDS encoding SDR family oxidoreductase — protein MSIESLFDLSGKTAIITGGGRGLGEQIAEGFAEAGANIVLCSRNEEACIAVANKLSKNGVNAIGLKCDITKKEEIQKVVEKTVDTFEQIDILVNNSGATWGAPAVDMPIEAWEKVMNVNVTGTFLMSQEVGKHMISQKKGKIINIASIAGLGGTDPRFMDTIGYNTSKGAVLTFTKDLAAKWGQFNINVNAIAPGFFPTKMSATIMEHGQDYFMERTPLKRFGTDQDLKGVALFLAAKASDFITGDVIIVDGGMHVL, from the coding sequence GTGTCAATTGAATCGCTATTTGATTTATCTGGAAAGACAGCTATTATAACGGGAGGTGGTAGAGGCTTAGGAGAACAAATTGCAGAAGGCTTTGCAGAAGCAGGTGCGAATATCGTTTTATGTTCAAGAAATGAAGAAGCTTGTATTGCGGTCGCAAATAAACTTTCGAAAAATGGGGTTAACGCAATAGGATTAAAATGTGATATTACAAAGAAAGAAGAGATACAAAAGGTTGTGGAAAAAACGGTGGACACATTTGAACAAATAGACATTCTGGTGAATAATAGCGGAGCAACATGGGGTGCACCTGCTGTTGATATGCCAATTGAGGCATGGGAAAAAGTAATGAATGTCAATGTAACAGGGACCTTCCTCATGAGCCAAGAAGTTGGTAAGCATATGATTTCACAAAAGAAAGGCAAAATTATTAATATCGCCTCTATTGCTGGTTTAGGTGGAACCGACCCTCGCTTTATGGATACAATCGGCTATAACACAAGTAAGGGGGCAGTTTTAACTTTTACAAAGGATTTAGCAGCGAAATGGGGACAATTTAATATTAATGTCAATGCAATTGCTCCTGGATTTTTTCCTACAAAAATGTCTGCAACGATAATGGAGCATGGTCAAGATTACTTTATGGAACGAACGCCACTTAAACGCTTCGGTACAGATCAAGATTTGAAGGGAGTTGCTTTGTTTTTGGCTGCTAAAGCATCTGATTTTATTACAGGGGATGTTATTATTGTAGACGGTGGAATGCACGTGTTGTAA
- a CDS encoding acyl-CoA dehydrogenase family protein → MAKTLHVAGGSYLYESSFHHSLFTPEDFTTEQKLIHKTAIQFIDREVRPLNGRIENQEFTIVVDLLKKAGNLGLLAHSVPEKYGGLGLDKVSKAIVGEAVGRSGSYGVAHSNHTCIATLPITYFGTKKQKEKYLPKLASGEYIGAYCLTEPNAGSDALASQTTAMVNKEETHYVLNGTKIYITNGAFSDTFIVYAKVNGNLFSAFIVEKGFPGLIIGPEEQKMGIKGSSTTTVTFDHCLVPKENLLGVEGKGHLIALNVLNLGRFNLGSACVGAAKLALELAISYTKERYQFGKSIADFPATKEKIAHMASRIYAAESIQYRTAGYLEESLGDLDSTDDREFIGKRLMEYAMECSICKVYGSELLDEISDEALQLHGGAGFIQDYQIERIYRDARINRIFEGTNEINRLLLPTLLYRKMEKGEIDLESSIKKALHELSTKQFSDVGGEFSVENNAVASIRNVFLACTNAVYQEYGEKLVEEQEALMKLSNIAIELFAAESCLARCMKYPTPHSKVMTKYIIEKAVLQTEVLSKQLINQAVAGDIRRSLINMITSHFQTIDLFTTKDEIRGLADVQVAAEHYVTKS, encoded by the coding sequence ATGGCGAAAACCTTACATGTAGCAGGTGGGAGTTATTTATATGAGAGTAGCTTTCATCACTCATTATTCACTCCAGAAGATTTTACTACCGAGCAGAAGCTGATTCACAAAACAGCTATTCAATTTATTGATCGAGAAGTGCGCCCTTTAAATGGAAGAATTGAGAATCAAGAGTTCACTATTGTAGTAGATTTATTGAAAAAAGCAGGAAACCTCGGTTTGCTGGCACATAGTGTACCCGAAAAATATGGAGGGCTTGGATTAGATAAAGTGAGCAAAGCCATTGTGGGGGAGGCTGTAGGTAGGTCTGGTAGCTATGGTGTAGCACATTCCAACCATACATGCATTGCCACTTTACCAATCACTTATTTTGGAACAAAAAAGCAGAAGGAAAAATACTTGCCAAAGCTAGCTAGTGGAGAATATATTGGTGCATATTGTTTAACAGAACCAAATGCTGGATCCGATGCATTAGCTTCTCAAACCACAGCAATGGTAAACAAAGAAGAGACACATTATGTATTGAATGGGACGAAGATTTATATCACCAATGGTGCCTTTTCAGATACATTTATTGTCTACGCAAAAGTAAATGGGAACCTTTTTTCTGCTTTTATTGTAGAGAAGGGTTTTCCAGGCTTAATTATAGGTCCTGAAGAACAGAAAATGGGGATTAAAGGATCTTCAACAACAACAGTTACCTTTGATCATTGTCTTGTTCCAAAAGAAAATCTCCTAGGAGTGGAGGGAAAGGGACATCTAATTGCATTAAACGTTTTAAACCTTGGACGTTTTAACCTTGGTTCAGCATGTGTGGGAGCTGCAAAGCTTGCTTTAGAACTAGCGATTTCTTATACGAAGGAGCGCTATCAATTTGGAAAATCAATAGCAGATTTTCCAGCAACAAAAGAAAAAATCGCACATATGGCAAGTAGGATCTATGCGGCTGAATCCATTCAGTACAGAACGGCTGGTTATCTTGAAGAGTCTTTAGGAGATTTAGATTCTACTGACGATCGGGAATTTATTGGCAAGAGGTTAATGGAATATGCGATGGAATGCTCAATTTGTAAGGTGTATGGTTCCGAGTTATTAGATGAAATAAGCGATGAGGCTCTTCAACTTCATGGAGGAGCAGGCTTTATTCAGGATTACCAAATTGAAAGGATCTATCGAGATGCTAGAATTAATCGAATATTCGAAGGGACAAATGAGATTAATCGCTTATTATTACCAACACTCTTGTATAGAAAGATGGAAAAAGGTGAAATAGATTTGGAAAGCTCCATAAAGAAAGCGCTACATGAGCTGTCTACGAAACAATTTAGCGATGTAGGGGGAGAATTTTCAGTTGAGAATAATGCCGTTGCGTCAATACGCAATGTTTTCTTAGCCTGTACGAATGCTGTGTATCAAGAATATGGTGAAAAACTAGTAGAAGAGCAGGAAGCGCTTATGAAGCTATCAAATATTGCGATTGAATTGTTTGCTGCTGAATCGTGTTTAGCGCGTTGCATGAAGTATCCAACCCCCCATTCTAAGGTTATGACAAAATATATAATTGAAAAAGCAGTTTTACAAACAGAAGTCCTGTCTAAACAGCTGATAAATCAAGCTGTGGCAGGTGACATAAGAAGGTCCCTGATTAATATGATTACGAGTCATTTTCAAACAATTGACCTATTTACGACCAAAGATGAAATTAGAGGACTAGCAGATGTTCAAGTAGCTGCTGAACACTATGTGACGAAATCTTAA
- a CDS encoding TetR/AcrR family transcriptional regulator → MKEKIRELSIQLFATKGFKETSIQDIVDALHVTKGTFYYYFTSKEQLLMDIHLDYIDELLRKQEEIIKHPSKSCKEKVSQIIYMLIHDIEKEGLSANVFFREIRHLNEEHLALIVPKRDQFRFNIQQVLEEGIKNKEIRADLPTDIVTFSILGMTNWSYFWFDPNGRVTDKEVSNVFVNILLEGLELQS, encoded by the coding sequence ATGAAAGAAAAAATAAGAGAGCTTAGTATTCAATTATTTGCAACGAAAGGATTTAAGGAAACTTCAATTCAAGACATTGTGGATGCACTTCATGTAACAAAGGGAACCTTTTACTATTATTTTACCTCTAAAGAGCAGCTATTAATGGATATACATTTGGATTATATAGATGAGCTTTTGCGTAAGCAGGAAGAGATTATTAAACATCCAAGTAAGAGCTGTAAAGAAAAAGTAAGTCAAATTATTTATATGCTTATACACGATATTGAGAAAGAAGGTCTAAGTGCTAATGTTTTCTTTAGAGAAATCAGACATTTAAATGAAGAGCATCTAGCTTTAATCGTACCTAAAAGGGATCAATTTCGTTTTAATATTCAACAGGTTTTAGAAGAAGGGATTAAAAATAAAGAAATTCGAGCAGATTTACCAACTGATATTGTGACCTTTAGTATTTTAGGAATGACCAATTGGAGTTATTTCTGGTTTGACCCTAATGGCAGAGTAACAGATAAGGAAGTTTCCAATGTATTTGTAAATATATTGCTAGAAGGCTTAGAGCTACAATCATAA
- a CDS encoding quinone oxidoreductase family protein, with protein MKAIQFTEYGGPDVLKIVEIDKPSPRGYEVVIKIEAIGVNYADTARREGQYVVKTPLPYVPGSEVAGTVTEVGKDVKDFSIGDKVVTLLGSNRATGYAEYTIADARGLLLIPDGMNIHQAVALPLQGLSAYHILKTMGRLEEGETVLVHAAAGGVGTIAVQLAKLFGAKKVIATASTDEKLALAKELGADICINYTHDNWEQQVFEATNSKGVDVALEMAGGEIFRKTVECLAPFGRLVIYGVASGEQARLYPSSLMADNKTVTGFFLPGIMKKQELYRKSLQDLLTFLNKGELKLMIGGIFSLEEASKVHELLQGRKTTGKLILKP; from the coding sequence ATGAAAGCCATTCAATTTACTGAATACGGTGGTCCAGATGTTCTTAAAATAGTTGAAATTGACAAACCATCTCCTAGAGGTTATGAGGTTGTCATAAAAATAGAAGCAATAGGTGTAAATTATGCTGATACAGCTAGAAGAGAAGGGCAATATGTTGTCAAGACACCGTTACCATACGTTCCTGGTTCTGAGGTTGCAGGTACAGTTACTGAGGTTGGTAAGGATGTTAAGGACTTTTCGATCGGTGATAAAGTTGTTACATTATTAGGCTCAAATCGCGCAACAGGTTATGCAGAGTATACGATAGCTGATGCAAGAGGTTTGCTCTTAATTCCAGATGGTATGAATATCCATCAAGCGGTTGCACTTCCTTTACAAGGCTTGAGTGCTTATCATATTTTAAAAACAATGGGAAGGTTGGAGGAAGGAGAAACAGTTCTGGTACATGCTGCAGCAGGTGGTGTTGGTACCATTGCCGTACAGCTAGCAAAGCTATTCGGAGCTAAGAAGGTTATTGCGACTGCTAGTACGGATGAAAAGTTAGCCTTAGCTAAGGAACTCGGTGCAGATATTTGTATAAACTATACGCATGATAACTGGGAACAACAAGTTTTCGAGGCAACAAATTCAAAAGGTGTAGATGTTGCTTTGGAAATGGCTGGAGGTGAGATTTTTCGTAAAACAGTAGAGTGCCTGGCACCGTTCGGAAGACTTGTTATATATGGTGTAGCAAGTGGTGAACAAGCTCGTCTTTATCCTTCATCATTGATGGCTGACAATAAAACAGTAACGGGATTTTTTCTACCAGGTATTATGAAAAAACAAGAACTTTATCGTAAAAGCCTACAGGATTTACTTACTTTCTTAAACAAAGGAGAGCTTAAATTAATGATAGGGGGTATCTTTTCGTTAGAAGAAGCGAGTAAAGTTCACGAATTACTTCAGGGAAGAAAAACAACTGGTAAATTAATATTAAAACCATAG